The window TTTACCGCTATAGCGTTGGGTTTCGCGCGGGTTATTTTGATTGATGTAGATATTGTACAGGCTTTTACCAAAAACTTTACCATAAAAATGATACCCTTTTGACTCAGATATTGCCAGCCCTTTTTTGTAATATTCGATAGCTTTTGTGCTATCTGTAAGTATAAAAAGGTCGCCAAGGCTCTTTAGTATATCAAGGGTTACGTAATTTACATCTAAGGCTATCCCTTCGGCTGCGGCCTTCTGCAGTTGCGCTATGGCTTGTTCGCGTTTACCGCTTTTTAGGTAAAGGTTTGCCTGCACCTGGTCTGTTACCAGCAACACCCGCTCATCTTTATACTTAGTAGCTATGCGGCGTGCCCGGTCAAGGTATACTTTAGTCAAATCTTCACCAACCGAATCGGGGTACATCAACAGGAAATTACAATACAGTAAAGACATTATCGAATCTTTTCTAAGGCCGGTACCCTGAGCTAACGCTTGTTTTAAAGTTTCCACAGCTTTTTTGTCTTCTTTACGTTCGTCAAAAACAAGTGCGATATTCATCAACGCCTGAACAATGTTCGCCGAGTCGTGTAAAACCATATAACGGTTATAGGCATCATTGTAATACCTGAGCGATAGTTGAAGATTGCCGCGAAGGTCATAAACTATCCCTATTATATTAAGGGCATCGGCTTCGCCTTGCTGATATTTTAATCTTGCAGAGATAGCCCGCGCAAGCTTTGCGTAGTAAAATGAATTATCGATATTTCTTTCATACATTAACATACCCAGCCGGTTGAGGGCATTAACGTATTTTAAACTATCTTTTATTAAAGGAAGTTGTTTTTGGATACTTTCAATCTCTTTTAATTGGCAATGGCCAACCTTGCCCACAAATAGCAGCAACAAAAAAAGGGCTAAGTACTTTTTCATTTTACAAATCAGGCTGTGCAGGAGGGCGGAATGACAGGATGAATATATGTAAAATTTTTATTACCAAGCAATATTCAGACATATAAAATACATGCCAATATTGCTCTTTTTTGGGAATTCAAGATCGTTTATTGATAATTTACACGATTTTATTTTCTTTTACCTGGTATATTATAATATTTTTCTTGATTTTATTTTCCTAATAATTAATCTGTTCAATTTTATAAGCTACATAAAGCGGTCCCAATTCAATCTCGCTATAGCATAGCCCAATGTATGCAAAAACTAATATCGTATAGGTTAAGTCAACTTATTACCGTCAATCGGTATACTGCTTTTTCAGCTGGTTATATTTGGTTTTCACAGGTTTGGTTTTATACAAATCTACCAGGAAAGTATTTTCGGCCAGTTTAATTTCATCCCGGGTTAGCTGCCTGGTGGCAAAGGCTTTTTCAAAATATTCCATTGCCTTATCAAACTGGCTTTTCTTTGCAAAAGAGCAACCCATGCTGTATAATGCGCTGGCATCATTACTCTTTTGGGTTAACGCCTGGGTTAAATGCTTAACGGCAAGGGTATCCTGGTTGTTGTACAATAGCGTTAAACCATACTCGGCGTTGAATGAACTGTCGCTACGTAATACTCCTCCTTTTTCGTAGCTGGCAAAAGCTGTAGCGGCGTTTTCAAATGCTTTATTCTTAAAGTAACTCAGCCCAAGCAGGTAAAACCTATTCCTAACGGTTGATAGGGTATCGGCAGTTATAGCGTCGTTATAATTGCTGATGGCCTGTTCGTAATTTTTATTGGTTAAAGAGGCATCACCGTTGGCGTAAAAGTATTTATATTTGGGCGTTATTTTTATGGCGGCGTAATAGTCTTTATACGCTTTGTTAAAATCGCCTTGCTGTACACGTACCAAACCACGGTAGTATAATGCCTCGGAATTAAATTCATTATAATTAAGCGATTGGTCCAACGATATTAACGCATTATCGTAGTCTTTTGAATTATACAATGCTTCGCCATAAAGTTCCTGGGCAGTTGAAAGGTTGAGGGTAATTTCTTTTGCAAGGTCATTCTTTGAGCCATTTTTAGCTGCCTCAAGGTTAACTTTCAGGATACTGATGGCCTGGCCAAAATCCTCAACGGCTTTAGCATATTTTTGCTGTATCTGGTACGTGTTACCTTGTTCAAGGTACGCGCTGTAGTTATTTTTGTCACTGCGGATGGCCTCATCGTAACTCTTTATAGCCTTATCATAATTGGTTATCCGGTTGTGAGCAAGCCCCATTTTAAAATGAGCGTCAGATAAATCGTTATTACAGGCAATGGCGCGCCTGTTAAAATCAATTGATTCCAGGTACTGTGATTTTGCGCCTATATCTTTTTTGCCAAACTCCACAGCCCTTGTAAACCTTATCTCGGCCTTGCCATGAAGCGCCAGTGCATTACATTTGCGTATTTTGAGCGCATTGTCATAAGCGGTATCCGCATTAGTAAAATCGTGCTTTTGACGTAAATCTTCGGCCGATAGGAAATAGGCATTACTTATAGAATCAATCTTTTGTTGCTGCGCAGATTCAAATCCCAACTTTTCGGCTTCAATAAAATCGGCGCCGGCACTGCTGTTGTTTTTTGCTGCCACATAATTTAAACCCCTGATATAGTAAGCCGCCTCATATTTGGGGTTTAATTTAAGTGCTGCGTCAAGATCCTTTTGGGCATCTTCAGTTTTTCCGTACCGGTATAAAATTTCTCCCCTATCAAAATAAAAAACAGCGTTTTTATCATTCAAAGCTATCGCCTTACCGTACTCATCAAGCGCGCCGGCATAATTACCAACTTTATCTTTCCAATGTCCTTTTGTATCAAAATAACCTGGTTTCTCGGGCGCATCATCCGTAGCGCTCAACGTTAGTACATCATAATCAGAAATGGCGCTGCTAAAATCGTTTTTGTATTTTATATAAAAGGCTGCCCGGGCAATACGGGCATCCAGGTAATTTGGGAAATATTGTATGGCAAATGAGTAATTTTCCAGGGCCCTGTCTATTGCTTTGGTTTCATCGGGCTTTTTAGCAATCATAGCTTCATACGCCTTAGCCTTAATAAAAAACACCTCCGGGTACTCACTTTTGTCTTTTTTGTGTTCCTTTAGTATTTTGTCGCATTCATCAATAGCCTCATCTAATAATCCCGACCCAACTTTGTTGCCCGGAGATGCAATGAGGATAAGCATTTTATTGAGCGGCGCAGTTGCGGCTGCTATTTCGGCGTTAGCTTCCGGTTTTAAAGTGAGCGCCTTTTGGTAAAACCTTATGGCTTCATTATACCTGCGCTCATCTTTGGCTTTATCTCCTTTGTTTTTAAAGTTGTCGTAAGTGTACTCGGCAACCATGCGTTTGGTATCCATCACTTTCTTATCAAGCGCCGGAACAAATGCCTTTAGGTTTTGAGCTTTTACATACATCTCTAAAGCATCTTTATAACGCTGATCGGCAAAATAGCCGTTGCCGGTGTTTACATATTCGTTAAAATTGACCTGAATCGCTTTTTCCTGCTCTTCTTTAGCCGTACGGAACGAACTACTTTCTTTAAATACACTATCGGGAGGTACAACGGTTGCCGTGGCCGATGTATCTGTATATATATCTGTATTGTTCTCTGTAGATTCTATTGGCTTCGCCGGGTCATAAAAGCTGATACCCATGACGTAAGCCGACCATTTGCCATTACCGCCGCTTACCATCCTGATAGTTGCAATGCGCGGCCTTGTTTTATAGGCGATGTTTTTAACCTTGTATTTGCCCTTAAACTCACCATCGAACTTAACGTTAACAAATACAAAGTCCTTTTTTTTGACGAAGGAAGGCACCAGGTTGTTATAGTTAATAGTAGCATCTGTTGATTTGTCGTATTGTAAATCAAGCGTGGTCATGTACTTATCAATACTTATATCCTTGCTGTTGCCAAGCGAGGCCAGAGGGTCAATATCATTCTCAACGGTAATGTCCTTGTTGTAAAAGAGCTGGTTTCGCGATGGCTTGTAGCTGTCGCCTTCAATCTGGATCAGGTCGCTGGCTATGTTGTTAGGATCGTTAATAACGTTAAGCAGGTCAGGTATCCGTTTCACGGTTTCTGTAGCCTGGTAACTAATTTCGCGTGCATCCTTAAGCGTCAGCTTTTGGGCAAAACCAGCCACCGAAAATAACAGCAGAAAAAGTATGCTGCCTGCGCGTCGTAAATTTTTGATAAGTAATTTTTTATCCATAACAGGGGGAGGAGATTTTAATTAGCGGATGTTTTTGTAAGTTTACTTATAAGCCACCCGGAGTTTCGTGTTTGCCGGTTATACTGCTGAATGTCGAACGCCCAGCCATCAATTTGATTAAAGTGGTAGGTTATATTATTTACCCTGGTAATTTGGGCATTGCTGTTAATTATTTCCTGTATAAAGCGCTGTGTTGCCGCATCAAGGTTTTGCACTTCGTCAAAATAGTTGGCTATGTTCTTTTTATCAGTATTAACCTGGTAAATATCCATGAAATCGGTACCGTGGCTCATGGGGTTAAGTGAGGTGGTTTTATCCACCGCAGCAGGCATTGTAAACTCCGCTTGTTTTACGGCACTGGCCGGGGCAACCGTGTTTAAAAATTTGGCATTAACTGCTGTTATTATCCACTTATAGCCATTTGAGGGCAGCCTAATCAGCTTTAAGCTTAATACCACATTCTCACGCTTACCCTTCCAGTTAATATCGCAATTAAGGCTGGCGTACCATTTGTCGCCATACATGCTCAAAAACCTGGGGTTTGCTTTATCATCAACGCTTTTAATAAAGCTTTTTACTTCGGTTTTATCCCAGTCTTTTTTCTCGGCATTAAAAAGGCTTAATATCAGCCTTTCGCGGCTTATGAGGTTGGCTGACACGTTATCGCCGGTATATTTTTTTAATAATGTACTGTCATTGTTGTTAAAACGTTCAATAAACTCGTTAACCTGCTTTACCTGCCATACAAATATGTTTTGATATTCGTTCTCATAATCCTGCGCCAACAGCGTGGTGCTGTTAAAAACCAGTAAAAAAGCAAACGCATATTTTAACATAATAAGGTTACGATAAAGGCTAAAATGATTTATGCTTTATGGGTTTGTACAACGCCAATATCTTCCAGGAAAACGTCCCATGCTTTCTTCGTATCACCATCGGCGCCGGTTTTCAGGTACGATTTTAAAACCACGGTTACATTACGGCGGGTTACATCGCCATAAACTATTTTACCATCACTAAACCCTTTAAACTTTTGTACAAATGTTATTACCGCATAATAATTACCATCGGCGCCAAGGGTAAATTTTGAGGCATAATTTATATTGGCGTATTCAATATCAACTTTATCATACTGACCGCTTAATTTTTGCAGCCTGTTAAGGTAGCTGCGGATCTTGTATTGTGGTTTAGTTAATGCGTTTACGCTTGATACCTCAACCCTGGCATCTTCGTTCACAAATAAATCTACTGCAAGGCCGATGGTTTTGGTTGCTATCGTCGCCGATGTATTTACCGAGCAAATTGTGGCCAGGTAGTTTGACAATTCTTTGGTTTTATCAAGTGCTTTTTTATTAAACAATGCCATATCTACATCAATATCGCCGGCTGCTACAACTGCCGGTTTTGCCGAAACAGCAGGAGTTGGCACCGGGCCAGCTATAACCGGTGCAAATAGTTGCGCTATTTTTGCTTTGGCATTGATAAGGTAAGGAGCGGCTTTATCGGCAGGAACAAACAATTGGTGTGTGCCATTTTTGCGGATCAAAAATATAAGTGATGCCTTTGGCGCTTTGATAGTTTTATAATGACGGGTGCCGGTAATTTCGTTGTCTCCTTCGGCAGTAATATTCATATCAAGCGCTACTCCTTTGTTATCAACCAAAACATCAAATGCACGGGGCTGGGGTGTTTCGGATATGAACTGCTCTTTGTTATCGGCAACGCCTTTTTTATCCGAAAACACCAGATAACTGCCGGCAGCATTAAATGCAAAAAGGGACTTGGATATGCTTTTTGAATGATCGGGGCCAGTTACGTTTTCGGGGTCTTTAAATTTAATTTTTTCGGCCTGGATATCTACAATTTTGGCAGGGGTGGCTTCGCCACTGTTAGTGTACAGGATATCCTGTGCCGATGCCCTTGAAACAAAAAACAACAAAGTTATAAGGTAAAAAACTCTCATTTCGGGTATAGTGATTAGGAGTATATTAGGTTTTGCTATTTACGGGCGGTTAAAGCACATCGAGTGGCGGGGCAATGTACTTGTTTTTCCAGTTTTGCAATATGGTTAACATGCCATTGTTTTTTTGCGCGGTTTCTACGTCAACTTTCGGCGGCAGTTTTACAACCGCCGATGCAGGCTTTTGGCCGGGTATATTAAAACTTTTCCTGGTTCCATCGGCGTATTTAACAAACTGAATACTTTTTGTTGGCATCTTCTCCGGTTCTGTTGCACCGGGCAGGGTGTAAGTTATTACTCCACTTGCCTCGTCGGCTGTAATAACCTTTGCATATACCTGCTTTCCTGCGGTTGTTAATATAGCATCGGTGTTAAAAGGCTCTTCGTAATTATCCTTAGTATACCTTATAATGCTTATTTCCTTTTTCAAAATCAATTTGGGCTTGCCTGCAAGGTCGGCGGCCTCGTTGTATGCTACCGAATCATCACCAATTTCCTGCACCTTGCAGGAAATTGCAACGCCTTTTACAGTATAAATAACTGCCTGTGCATTAGCTACGCCCGAGCAGCAAAATGCCGATATAACTAACATCGCCTTAATCAATATCGGGAATGTTAACTTGCGATGAGTGAAAAGTTTTTGTAAAGGTTTAATCATATCATTAACTATTAAGAAATTGCTTCGGCATCAGGTTCTATAAATATAATAATTAATTCAACAAGGAAAAATCACCAACTCATTTTTATCAATCATCTTACTATTAGTCAGTTTTTTATATAAATTTTAAAGAGGGTTTAATTTTTAATTTATTTAATAAACCTAAAATTATCACTTCGATTATCCACAAAAAAATACTAAATAATATATAAACCAACTGATGCTGATATCTACCTCACCCAAGAGCTTCGCATATTATATTTTGCCCAAGCGCGTCAAAAACATTAACTCCTGGTTTAATATCGCCTAAAGTAATCAATGGTATATTATAAACAAATACCCATTTCATGGTATTCATTTACAATGTTTAATGCTTAAATTTGATGGAGCTGGCCAACATGTTCTTTGCTATTTGCGTCATCATTCAAATTTGAAATTGAAGAATTTTTAAAGCCGATTCAATTGAAGGTGAAGTTTTAAATACCTTTTTTTTAAAATATTGCAGCACAGATAAAAACTAAAATATTTGTAGTTATATTTAAAATATAAACACAACAAATTATTTAGGTTGCGTACAAGGACTGAACCTAATAATTCAGAAATACGTTGCCTGCTTAACTTTTAAATTGAATATATCGATATATCACTACTAAACACCTAACCTTTAAATAATTATGAGTTATACCCCAGTCTGTTTTTTACCAAATACATACCCGATCAACTTAAGCAAGAGTTAAATCGCATGTTATATTTTAATATATTGTAATTATTGTTATCTATGAAGAAACTTTTACTTGCTTTTTTTTTACTAATTCCAGCCATTACCCTAAATGCCCAGCAAACTGCCGAAAGTTATTTAAAGAGTGCAATAGACAAACAAAGCTCAGGAGATAACGAGGGCGCTATAGCGGATTGTACCAAAGCATTAACTTTTGGACAGAATATTGCCGATATAACCAATGTAAGGGCGGTATCATTATTTAACCTTGGCCAGTATGAGCAGGCAATTGAAGATTTTAACCGTACTATTCGAGCTTATCCTACCAACGCGCTGGCTTATAACTACAGAGGCACTTGCCGGTATATACTTGGCAAAACAGATAAAATGGATAAACAACAGCGCCAGGTGCTGGAGTCCATCAAAGATTTTTCCGCCGCTATCCGTATTTCGCCCAAATATGCCTCGGCTTATGCCAACCGCGGCAATGCAAAGGTGTGTGTACATTTATATAATGAGGCAATAAATGATTTTTCCGAAGCTATTGCTATCGACCCTGCCAACGCTACTTATTATAACAACCGTGCCTTTGCACGCACCGTGGTAGGTAAAAATATTGATGCAATAAATGATTGCAATACAGCGCTTCGTTTAGACCCTAAACTGGCCGCAGGCGCTTACCGTAACCGCGGCAATGCCGAAATAAAACTGGGTAAATATGAAGCAGCGATAGAAGATTGCAGCAAAGCCATTGGCCTTGACCTGCAAAACCCCAAAGCCTACAATTACCGGGGATACGCTTATTATATGGCGGGTAAGTTTGACCTGGCGATAAAAGACGATGATACCAGCACCGATTATAAAGAAGATGATAGTACTCCCTACTGGCAATACCGCGACGAAGCCGAAGTTAAATTGAATAAACAAGGTGGAGTAATACCCGTGGCTACAAAAGTAGTAGCAGCGGTGCCGGCCAATAAATCCGCGGGGAGTTCATCTTTAAGCAATTCGCAACCAACAAGCCCGGCTATTACGCCTCCGGCAATAACCTTGCCGGTAAAACCCGTTCCTGTAACCGAAACGGCGGCAATAAACGTGCCTGCTAATACTGCACCTATAAAACAGGCAACAGCCGTTCTGCCGCAACAACCGCCCACGGTAAGCCAAAGTACAATTGCACCGCCGGAGAACAATGCAAGTAACACTTTTGTAAATTTTCAGTGGATTAAGCCGGTCGACGATATCAGCAGCCTGCCAAATGGTGTTTTAAAACCTTTTGACAGCAATGAAATACAGATTAAAATAAAGGTAAACTCTAATGTGCCGCTTGATCCAAAAGAGTTTCACCTGTTTATGAACAATGCCGATGTAAGCAACGGCAATAAAATGACAACCGCCAGTATAGAAGATTTAAAGCGCAAGGCAAATACATATCAATATAATTATATAACCACCGTGAAAGTTGGGCTCGATACAAGCGTTATTAGGCTTGCATACAAAAATTACGCGCCAAGCGATGATCTCACAGTTGTTTATCGTCCGCAGGATATAAGCCTGCACATACTGGCCATAGGTACCGAAGGGCAAAGCCTAAAATATCCCGAAAAGGATGCAACCGATTTTGCAAGTATATTTAGCGACCAAAAAGGCGCAGGCAAGTTATTTCATGACGTAAGCGCAAAGGTTTTGATAGGCGATGATGCTAAAGCTATAAACATGGCTAACGAAATTGGAATGTGGGCCGGTAAACAATATAATGAACGGGATGTGCTTATGTTATTTATCTCATCGCATGGATTGATTGAAAACGGGCACCTGGTAATTACAGGATCGGACTATAAGGCCACCAACAGCAGGCAAACAACTATCGATTTTAAAAGCCAGGTTGTTGACCAGCTGGAGGCACTAAATTGTAAGAAATTTATTTTTATTGATGCCTGCAACAGTGGTGCAGGGCTGGGCGATGGAGGTAAGGCGGCCCTGCAAGACGTGACCGGTGAAATTAATAAGATGGCAACATCAGGCAACGGCATTACCATCATCAGCTCGAGCAGCAGCACCGAAAAAAGTTGGGAGGATGAAAGCTGGGGAAATGGCGCCTTTACCAGGGCAATAAAAGATGGACTGCAGGATATGAAGGCCGACAAAGACGGCAATGGCTTTGTGACCATGAATGAATTGTTTGAGTATGTAAAAATCCGGGTGGCCGACCTAATAAGCCAGGCGGGTAAGAAAGACGAAAACGGCAACCCGGTTACACAAACCCCTAAAATGGTAAATCCCCGGGGCGATGTAAGCATCTACATAAAATAGCCAGGTCCGTCACCTAAAAAAGCACTTAAAATGAATAAGCAACCTGTACTTTTACTTGTATTCATCATATTAAACCTGGTTTGCTGTATCCGAGCGATGGCCCAGTCAAAAACCTTGACGCTTAACGCGCGCACCTTGCATCATGGCTTCACACAGCCGGATATGCAATACTCCGATTTAAAATCGCAGCAAGACACCTTGTTTAAAAATAGCCGGCAGTTTGGGTTAATATTGGATGATACTTTATATGACAGCGCGCCGCGGTTGGCAGTCGGCAGCAAATCGCCGGTTACAGCCCCACAATTTTCGCTTAAAAATTACACACCCTATCCTGGCAACCAGGGGCAATGTAACTCCTGCGTGTGCTGGGCAGCCAGTTATGGTGCGCTTACCACCTCATGGGCTTACAAAAACAATATAACCGACAGGGCAAAAATCACAAGCGATGCCAAATCGCCGATGTTTGTATATGTACAAATAGCCAACAGCTGCGAGCGCGGGTCAAGGCTGAACGATGCGTTAACCATACTAAAAAAACAAGGGGCTTGTTCCATAAACGATTTTAACCCCCAAACTTATTACACATCTGATAATCATTTGGGAGATATTGAACCTTTAAAGCCCATTGCTTTGCCATACCGAATTAAAGATTTTGCTACTGTGTTTCCTCTTAATTCCGATTCGGCTAAAAAAGTTGATGAAACCCGTAATAGCATTGCAAACCATCAGCCTGTTGTTGCTGGCTTTCAGCTGTATTCCAGCTTTTACGATGTAAATTCAACTAATTTCCTATGGTCGCCCAACCCCGCTGCCGAGCAAAAGCTGGCATCACACGCCATGTGCATAGTAGGTTACAACGATTATCTGAAAACCTTCGAGGTGATGAACAGTTGGGGCATTGGCTGGGGCAATGGCGGGTACTTCAATATCAGCTATAAGGACTTTGCAAGGCTTGCCAATTACGGCTACCAGGTAACGCTCGATGACCGGCCCACTCCCGATGCCGCGGTGAAAGTTGGCGGCGATTTTGCGATAGAACGCTTCCAGTCATGGGATGATAAAAAGGATAAACCTGTATTTGATGCCGTGAGTCCAAAACTCGAGAATAACGAATATACACTGCATGCCGAATTTAGCAAAGGCGATTATTTACGACTTTTTGCAAAAAACGTGAGCTCTAACTGTTATATCTACGTATTTAGCATTGATCCTAATGGCAAGGGCGAGGTATTATACCCCTTCAGTAAAAATGAAGCTTTCAGCGCTGCACATGGCCTGATTGGGAATGTAACAGAGGTGCCACGTATTTACGATAACGCCGTGTTGGAGATACCAGGCAACAATAAGGTTATTACCACGGATGTTAGCGGCCTTGATAATATGGTGATTTTATACAGCTATAACCAAATAGAAAATATCAGCGACATTGTTACCCAGGTAAAAGAAAGCGCCAAACCATTTATGATGGATAAACTTAAAGAGGTGCTTGGTAATCGCCTGATGCCCATCGGCAGCCTGCAATATCAACCCGGAAAAATGAGTGTTACAGGTACTTCAAAAAGTGGCGATATCATCCCCATAATTTTAAAAGTAAATGTAAACTAAAATATTTCCACTACCTTGTTGCTTATGAAGGCTGCCTCAAAAGGGCAGTCTTTTTTTGTGCGGAGAAGAACCGTTAAAAATTATAAATACCTTACAGGGCTGT is drawn from Mucilaginibacter ginsenosidivorax and contains these coding sequences:
- a CDS encoding tetratricopeptide repeat protein → MDKKLLIKNLRRAGSILFLLLFSVAGFAQKLTLKDAREISYQATETVKRIPDLLNVINDPNNIASDLIQIEGDSYKPSRNQLFYNKDITVENDIDPLASLGNSKDISIDKYMTTLDLQYDKSTDATINYNNLVPSFVKKKDFVFVNVKFDGEFKGKYKVKNIAYKTRPRIATIRMVSGGNGKWSAYVMGISFYDPAKPIESTENNTDIYTDTSATATVVPPDSVFKESSSFRTAKEEQEKAIQVNFNEYVNTGNGYFADQRYKDALEMYVKAQNLKAFVPALDKKVMDTKRMVAEYTYDNFKNKGDKAKDERRYNEAIRFYQKALTLKPEANAEIAAATAPLNKMLILIASPGNKVGSGLLDEAIDECDKILKEHKKDKSEYPEVFFIKAKAYEAMIAKKPDETKAIDRALENYSFAIQYFPNYLDARIARAAFYIKYKNDFSSAISDYDVLTLSATDDAPEKPGYFDTKGHWKDKVGNYAGALDEYGKAIALNDKNAVFYFDRGEILYRYGKTEDAQKDLDAALKLNPKYEAAYYIRGLNYVAAKNNSSAGADFIEAEKLGFESAQQQKIDSISNAYFLSAEDLRQKHDFTNADTAYDNALKIRKCNALALHGKAEIRFTRAVEFGKKDIGAKSQYLESIDFNRRAIACNNDLSDAHFKMGLAHNRITNYDKAIKSYDEAIRSDKNNYSAYLEQGNTYQIQQKYAKAVEDFGQAISILKVNLEAAKNGSKNDLAKEITLNLSTAQELYGEALYNSKDYDNALISLDQSLNYNEFNSEALYYRGLVRVQQGDFNKAYKDYYAAIKITPKYKYFYANGDASLTNKNYEQAISNYNDAITADTLSTVRNRFYLLGLSYFKNKAFENAATAFASYEKGGVLRSDSSFNAEYGLTLLYNNQDTLAVKHLTQALTQKSNDASALYSMGCSFAKKSQFDKAMEYFEKAFATRQLTRDEIKLAENTFLVDLYKTKPVKTKYNQLKKQYTD
- a CDS encoding C1 family peptidase; this translates as MNKQPVLLLVFIILNLVCCIRAMAQSKTLTLNARTLHHGFTQPDMQYSDLKSQQDTLFKNSRQFGLILDDTLYDSAPRLAVGSKSPVTAPQFSLKNYTPYPGNQGQCNSCVCWAASYGALTTSWAYKNNITDRAKITSDAKSPMFVYVQIANSCERGSRLNDALTILKKQGACSINDFNPQTYYTSDNHLGDIEPLKPIALPYRIKDFATVFPLNSDSAKKVDETRNSIANHQPVVAGFQLYSSFYDVNSTNFLWSPNPAAEQKLASHAMCIVGYNDYLKTFEVMNSWGIGWGNGGYFNISYKDFARLANYGYQVTLDDRPTPDAAVKVGGDFAIERFQSWDDKKDKPVFDAVSPKLENNEYTLHAEFSKGDYLRLFAKNVSSNCYIYVFSIDPNGKGEVLYPFSKNEAFSAAHGLIGNVTEVPRIYDNAVLEIPGNNKVITTDVSGLDNMVILYSYNQIENISDIVTQVKESAKPFMMDKLKEVLGNRLMPIGSLQYQPGKMSVTGTSKSGDIIPIILKVNVN
- a CDS encoding tetratricopeptide repeat protein; the protein is MKKLLLAFFLLIPAITLNAQQTAESYLKSAIDKQSSGDNEGAIADCTKALTFGQNIADITNVRAVSLFNLGQYEQAIEDFNRTIRAYPTNALAYNYRGTCRYILGKTDKMDKQQRQVLESIKDFSAAIRISPKYASAYANRGNAKVCVHLYNEAINDFSEAIAIDPANATYYNNRAFARTVVGKNIDAINDCNTALRLDPKLAAGAYRNRGNAEIKLGKYEAAIEDCSKAIGLDLQNPKAYNYRGYAYYMAGKFDLAIKDDDTSTDYKEDDSTPYWQYRDEAEVKLNKQGGVIPVATKVVAAVPANKSAGSSSLSNSQPTSPAITPPAITLPVKPVPVTETAAINVPANTAPIKQATAVLPQQPPTVSQSTIAPPENNASNTFVNFQWIKPVDDISSLPNGVLKPFDSNEIQIKIKVNSNVPLDPKEFHLFMNNADVSNGNKMTTASIEDLKRKANTYQYNYITTVKVGLDTSVIRLAYKNYAPSDDLTVVYRPQDISLHILAIGTEGQSLKYPEKDATDFASIFSDQKGAGKLFHDVSAKVLIGDDAKAINMANEIGMWAGKQYNERDVLMLFISSHGLIENGHLVITGSDYKATNSRQTTIDFKSQVVDQLEALNCKKFIFIDACNSGAGLGDGGKAALQDVTGEINKMATSGNGITIISSSSSTEKSWEDESWGNGAFTRAIKDGLQDMKADKDGNGFVTMNELFEYVKIRVADLISQAGKKDENGNPVTQTPKMVNPRGDVSIYIK